A window from Peromyscus eremicus chromosome 5, PerEre_H2_v1, whole genome shotgun sequence encodes these proteins:
- the Gas1 gene encoding growth arrest-specific protein 1, which produces MLAALVGGGGARTGTVPGALLCLVALLQLLGSAPRGSGLAHGRRLICWQALLQCQGEPDCSYAYSQYAEACAPVLAQRGGADAPGPAGAFPASAASFSPRWRCPSHCISALIQLNHTRRGPALEDCDCAQDEHCRSTKRAIEPCLPRTSGVGPGAGAGSVMGCTEARRRCDRDSRCNLALSRYLAYCGKLFNGLRCTDECRAVIEDMLAVPKAALLNDCVCDGLERPICESVKENMARLCFGPDAGNGPGSSGSDGGLDDYYDEDYDEEQRAGTAGGEQPLDDDDGLARPGGGAAAAGGRGDLPHGPGRRSSSSGSGGHCATRGSWTRLVCLLLLLLLLGSHL; this is translated from the coding sequence ATGCTAGCCGCGCTGGTGGGCGGCGGCGGGGCCCGCACGGGGACCGTTCCGGGCGCCTTGCTGTGCCTGGTGGCGCTGCTGCAACTGCTGGGCTCGGCGCCGCGGGGCTCGGGGCTGGCGCACGGCCGCCGCCTCATCTGCTGGCAGGCGCTGCTGCAGTGCCAGGGCGAGCCCGACTGCAGCTACGCCTACAGCCAGTACGCCGAGGCGTGCGCGCCGGTGCTGGCGCAGCGCGGCGGGGCTGACGCTCCGGGGCCCGCCGGCGCCTTCCCCGCTTCGGCCGCGTCCTTCTCGCCGCGCTGGCGCTGCCCGAGCCACTGCATCTCGGCGCTCATCCAGCTCAACCACACGCGCCGCGGGCCCGCGCTGGAAGACTGCGACTGCGCGCAGGACGAACACTGCAGGTCCACCAAGCGCGCCATCGAGCCCTGCCTGCCTCGCACCAGCGGCGTGGGCCCAGGCGCGGGAGCGGGCTCGGTCATGGGCTGCACTGAGGCCCGGCGGCGCTGCGACCGCGACAGTCGCTGCAACCTGGCGCTCAGCCGCTACCTGGCCTACTGCGGCAAGCTTTTCAACGGACTGCGCTGCACCGACGAGTGCCGCGCGGTCATCGAGGACATGCTGGCCGTGCCCAAGGCGGCGCTGCTCAATGACTGCGTGTGCGATGGGCTGGAGCGGCCCATCTGCGAGTCGGTCAAGGAGAATATGGCCCGCCTGTGCTTCGGCCCAGACGCGGGCAACGGTCCTGGCAGCAGTGGCTCGGATGGGGGCCTGGACGACTACTACGACGAAGACTATGACGAGGAGCAGCGCGCGGGGACGGCGGGCGGCGAGCAGCCCTTGGACGATGACGACGGCCTCGCTCGCCCGGGCGGCGGCGCTGCTGCGGCGGGCGGCCGCGGGGACCTGCCCCACGGGCCGGGGCGCAGGAGTAGCAGCAGCGGCAGTGGAGGCCACTGCGCGACCCGAGGCTCCTGGACCCGGCTTGtttgcttgctgctgctgctactgctgctcgGGTCACACTTGTAG